In one Hymenobacter sp. DG25B genomic region, the following are encoded:
- a CDS encoding ABC transporter permease codes for MLFRAELRKILPYRTVWLILLLFALLLTGFVAMSGGTVINGKPIGNSLYAFPELWSRLSYVASYFNLLLGILLIILITDEFQFRTFRQQVIDGLSRAELVQAKLGVAGVLVLYASLVVVSVGLYFGLTRGPQPAPGAITADVGAVGLYAVQALGYLSLAALLAFLVRKSGPAIISFLVYMWIAEPLVRWQLPDALDRYFPAKLLGSLTPTPGQELLNTVTGPTGALTPTQALPFALAYIALFWGLSYLLLRTRDL; via the coding sequence GTGCTGTTTCGCGCCGAACTCCGTAAAATACTTCCCTACCGTACCGTCTGGCTTATCCTGCTGCTGTTTGCTTTGCTGCTAACGGGCTTTGTAGCTATGAGCGGCGGCACCGTTATCAATGGCAAGCCCATTGGCAACTCCCTGTATGCCTTTCCCGAACTTTGGAGCCGCCTGAGCTACGTGGCCAGCTACTTCAACCTGCTGCTGGGCATCCTGCTCATCATTCTGATAACCGATGAGTTTCAGTTCCGCACGTTTCGGCAGCAGGTAATTGACGGGCTTTCGCGGGCCGAGCTGGTGCAGGCCAAGCTGGGCGTGGCGGGCGTGCTGGTGCTTTATGCCTCCCTGGTGGTAGTGAGCGTGGGGCTTTATTTCGGCTTAACCCGGGGGCCACAGCCTGCACCGGGCGCTATTACCGCCGACGTGGGAGCCGTGGGCCTGTACGCCGTGCAGGCGCTGGGGTACCTAAGCCTGGCGGCGCTGCTGGCGTTTCTGGTGCGCAAAAGCGGGCCCGCTATTATCTCTTTTCTGGTGTATATGTGGATAGCCGAACCGCTGGTTCGCTGGCAGCTGCCCGATGCGCTGGACCGCTACTTCCCGGCTAAGCTGCTGGGCAGCCTCACGCCCACGCCCGGGCAGGAACTCCTGAATACCGTAACCGGGCCCACCGGCGCACTTACTCCCACGCAGGCTTTGCCCTTTGCCCTGGCTTACATTGCCCTGTTCTGGGGCCTGAGCTACCTGTTGCTGCGTACCCGGGATTTATAA
- a CDS encoding ABC transporter ATP-binding protein: MAVLELNNLSKHYGRTQALRGLTLAVEAGSVYGLLGPNGSGKTTTLGLALGVLNATGGTVSWFGQPISSVSKRRVGAMLETPNFFPYLTARQNLQVVAAVKQADAQAIDHALETVGLLARQHDAFSTYSLGMKQRLALAATLLNRPEVLVLDEPTNGLDPQGIAEVRTLIQRLAAEGKTIIIASHLLDEIEKVCTHVAVLHRGELRAAGRVQDILATADRVLLRAAPSAAGALPQALAQIPWVSDVQAEPDGRLSAQLADGYDTAALNQALFAQGVVLAGLEMRPRSLETQFLALTQAS; this comes from the coding sequence TGGCCGTGGAGGCGGGCAGCGTGTATGGCTTGCTGGGCCCCAATGGCAGCGGCAAAACCACCACGCTGGGGCTGGCCCTGGGTGTGCTGAACGCCACCGGCGGTACCGTAAGCTGGTTTGGGCAGCCTATTTCCTCCGTCAGCAAGCGGCGCGTGGGTGCCATGCTGGAAACGCCCAACTTCTTTCCTTACCTCACGGCCCGCCAAAACCTGCAGGTAGTAGCCGCCGTGAAGCAGGCCGATGCCCAGGCCATAGACCATGCGCTGGAAACTGTAGGCCTGCTGGCCCGGCAGCATGATGCCTTTTCTACCTATTCCCTGGGCATGAAACAGCGCCTGGCGCTGGCCGCCACCCTGCTCAACCGCCCCGAGGTCCTGGTGCTCGACGAACCCACCAATGGCCTGGACCCGCAGGGTATTGCGGAGGTACGCACCCTGATTCAGCGACTGGCGGCCGAGGGCAAAACCATCATCATCGCCAGTCACCTGCTGGATGAGATTGAGAAAGTCTGCACCCACGTGGCCGTGCTGCACCGGGGCGAGCTGCGGGCCGCCGGCCGCGTACAGGATATTCTGGCCACCGCCGACCGGGTACTGCTGCGGGCGGCGCCCTCTGCCGCGGGTGCGCTGCCGCAGGCCCTAGCACAGATACCGTGGGTCTCTGACGTACAGGCGGAGCCCGATGGCCGCCTGAGCGCCCAGCTGGCCGATGGCTACGACACAGCGGCGCTCAACCAGGCGCTATTTGCGCAGGGCGTGGTGCTGGCTGGCCTGGAAATGCGCCCGCGCAGTCTGGAAACTCAGTTCCTGGCCCTCACCCAGGCCTCTTAA